Genomic DNA from Macadamia integrifolia cultivar HAES 741 chromosome 6, SCU_Mint_v3, whole genome shotgun sequence:
AATTTCATAATGATAAAATTTTACAAACAATTGTTACTAGATTCAATTGAACACCTCTACAgtgcttttctttttcccctctttcaTAAGCACGAAATGAAGGGCTACAACTGGATGGTGTGTTCCAAAGTATCTGATGGGGTCTGCTATCTGGTGAACCCACTCATTTTTGCATGTAAATCTATCATATGCCAAGAGACAATGACCTCTTGACATAAAATCAAAAAGTTCACAAACTAGAACATGGTGGCCTAACCCCACTTGTGTTTAATTTTATTCCTAGATCCTTCAATAAAGAAGCATATTTTCTAACGGGTGGAGATGTCAAGTTCCACCTCTCTAGAATATGGTGGCCTAACCCCACTTTATTTCTTGTAAACTTAGTTTTCGTAGCTGAGTTTGCTTAATGATTATGGTGTTTtgtcttaaatttaaaaaaaaaaaaatatatatatatatatatgtatatattgttATGTATTAGCATATAAAGAAGATGCCTAAAACATACCAAAACTCCAGCACCTTCACCCATAACAAACCCATCTCTTTCTTTGTCCCATGGCCTTGAAGCAGTTTGAGGATCATCATTTCTCTGTGATAAAGCTCTACAAGCGATAAACCCACCCAAGGCAAGAGGAGTAATTGCAGATTCAGTTCCACCAGCAATAATCAAATCAGCACTGCCTCCTCTAATGTGGTTGGCAGCAGCATGGAAGCAGTGATTGGAGGAAGCACAAGCAGTTGATATAGAATAGCTTGGACCCATGAAACCAAATTCAATTGCAAGCAATGCAGAGGCTGTGTTCGTCATTACGAAAGGGGATGAAAATGAACCCAGTTTCCTGCAACCTTTCTCTATTAGACATTGAACTGCTTTGGCAACAGTACTACCACCAATGCCTGATCCAACAATCACACCAGCTCGTCCCTTGTCGATCTGTGAATAGAGCATAATGAGAGAAATATAGTAATTAGACAAGAAATTTACCTTTTAaagatgataattttttttttttttcctttctagaaAATATAGAGGATCATATGGACAtgaaaataatggatcagataTGGTGAAAGAAATTTCAAAGACAACTTATCTTGTTTagagtaacaacaactacctagcgtagttggtgagctgtagtatacaaaaatcccatgctcaccgggaggtctcaagtttgaacctccaggctgttacctacttccctcccctatctatcaaaaaaaaaaaaaaatcttttttagAGTGATGTCTCTATGATCAAGAAGTTATAGTTTTGGTGGATCGATCTTTACAGGGCGATAATTTGTTAGGCTACAAAGCATGTGTGTCAAGATGCTCCTTTGAGTGGGAAGTGCCCCCAAGCTttatatcggagggtatcatgtGGGATGCTTAGGAAAGACCTTGTTATCAGTTTGATTGAATCCTTATAacattatttgttttattttgaattgCATTCATTGCTGATGGTCATGTGGAAAAGTTATCTCAATTTTATGTATTGTATCTTATGTCGTTAGTCATGTATTATTTATTCCATCTTTCTGTAATGTAAAATTTTGCTGACCTTTAGCCACAAAAGAATGATGGATTAATCTCTAGAAATAATAAGGATTGGCCTATAAGCCTTGAATTATAGGAtcctttttcaaatttaaagacATGATCAAGTAGACTAAGGTCCCCACAGCCAACACTATTGATCCAACAATGAGCATCCctcttttttaatatttcccTTCCATTTATGTATAAACTCAAGTTGATGTAATGAATGAATATTGTAATCAAGAAAAAATTAGTTTTGCATAATAAAAATTCTGGATATTCACAAATTAGACATTTTATTGATCAATCCAAATCATTTCCTATATATCTAATGATAAAACTTATCACATCATTGATGATTCAAATTTGTATACTCAAATGAAACATCAATTGGATATTGTAAACTAGTTGGATATGAAtgtggatctctctctctcttaaatcgATGTCTAACTTTACTCATTGCATTCCATGTAAGGCTCAccctagtaaaaaaaaattatatatatatatatatatatattagtaaaaAATAGTATtaatatagggaaaaaaaattaactgcAACCCAAGTAGCAGTCAGGGAAATGGAATCCTAAAGACAGGTTTGAAATACCCTCCTAGGGTGGAATTTTTCACCCCTGCCTCCGGGATTCTATTTCCCTGACTGCAACCAACTGCTTCTAGGGGTTGGTTGCAACCAAGTTTTGTTCataatgagaaagagaaaacaaacaaaTTCGGAATTCACCACCTTGGAGAGTTTATTAGAGCCAAGGCCTGCATCATTGAGAGCCTTTGCGCCAGCAACAAGGGCGAATTTGATATAATCATCAAGCTGACGATCTAGCTTGTTCTTGATATATCCATCAGTTGTGAATCCATGGATTTGCCCAGCGAACCGGGTAGGTAACTCGGAGACATCGAAAGTTTTGATGGTACCAATGCCACTCTTGCCTTGAAGGAGGCAGTCATAGTAGGCATCAACATCGTTGCCAAAGACAGAAACAATGCCCATTCCTGTGATGACTACACGTTTCTTTgggtccttctctctctttggaGCAGAAGATGCAACTATTGGCATCCATGGCTGCTTCTTCATATTTGCTCTCTTTGTTCTCTTGGATGGCTTAGGGGACTCTCTAAGGAAGGGCTCAGCTACAGAGACATTGAAGGTACTTGACTGGAGGGCTGGCATTTTGGCTTAAGCTGCTACTGCTGCTTTGTGTTGCTAATGGGGAAGTCATGCATGAAGTTTATAGACACATAGACCGACTCAGCTCTTGTGAGCTGGTAGGCTGCCATGTGTACTCCATCAAGCGGGacactttttttcctttaaaaaaaaaattgggacccATGTGTTGAATAAAGAATTAAAACAAGAGCTGAAGGTGTCCGACTTAGCAGAGTACACGCGGCAGATTACCAACgtacaaaggaaaaaaatttctctcataCAAGAAGCTGAGCTGGGCTCATAAAGGGTTATGATGAATATAATTGTTACAACTAGAAAAACCCATACCGTAGGGTGAAGaatgaatgtgtgtgtgtgtgtgagagagagagagagagagagagagagagagagagagagagagagagagagagagagagaggaataaataggggatggattttttttctattattataagAGGTATGACAACAAAAATGGATTGAGTTTTGCTACGGCCCTTCAACAGTGTACAATAGGGGGAGAAAGGTGAGGAGTCATGGGGTTCACATCTAGACCGTTTGTTCTAAACCAATTGTGAAATTAACTCAAAACTATATTATAtacaatagaaaaaataattttctcatCTATCTATTTGGTGAAGCTCCTCCTACCTATTATACCTTTATAAAGTAATTTTTATATCATAACCCTATTTCCAGTCAAATATCAAATTAAGCTTgtacccgaaaaaaaaaaatcctaactcaaaatctcttttataatctttttctcatataattttacttcatttttccattgaaattttattttactttcacaTTTCTTAAAAGGTACCAAGTTGGGAGCTAAAATCCTAGGGTAATTGCAGATTTGCAGGGATGGAGTTTGCTACCATGGTGGGGATACAACAATAAGCATAATAATACTCATTTAAGAGAATTCAGCATTTAAATCAGTATATAGGCAACTAGGCATGTTCTTTAAGAAGTAAAGATATCCCCCACCctccaacccccacccccaaccatCAGAAAATGGGGTACACCCAATCACTACCCTCTTAAGGGGTCTTGATAGATGTAACAATGGTTTCATGATGTTGTCATAACTCATGACTTTGCCACATTGAGGATTGAACAACCATGGGTGGGTCCATGTAAGGACATCAGACTACGATCACAAAATTAACTATGGGTGGGCCCATGTAACATTAGATTATGATCGTAAAAGTACAACAGTTTTACTAGATTCCATTATATGAATTAACATCAAGAGATTAGTTTTCTAAATGTCTACTTTGAAAACTTTCATTAGtagcttaccaaaaaaaaaaaaattagtagttCTAAATATCTGGTACATGCCCATATTAGttagattttaaattttttagccATATTATCCACACCACGTTTGATTTATGTGGTAAATTATGCCATCCTTGGCTTATATTTTGATGAAAGATATTAGAATAGGTCAATTGGTCCTTAATTGGTATTCCTTAATGATATGTTAACAAAAACAAACATTAGCAAAACCAAAGCACACCATCAAGGGTTAGTTGAGGATCCATGCACgtattctcctcttcttcttttttcttttttttttttgtaccaaTAGTAGGAAGTTGGAAACTATTATTCTTGAGGAAGAAAGAACATTACCTGATCGTATGTACCTGTGTCTACACACGATGGGTGCATAGGACCACGCTGCATTCTCAAATATATCATTTGTTATAATATTGTACTTTTAGAGTGGTGAATGCAGTTTTAGGACGCGTCAGTGTATAGTTGTCAAAGCAGTTGTGAAAGATAAATGGAGTTGATGATAATTAGTATTGTACTTACGTCCTTGGTTATTATGCTAATAAAATGGAGTAAGACTTTGCACACAAAGTTAGGTGAAGTAGCGTTGATGCTGTCCCAAGCTAATAACTCCCCCTTTCTACATTCAAAGGGAGGGATAGGCATCGAAAGATATTTTAGTAAATGAAATTTGATATATCAAATTGATCAAAATGCCCCTTTGATATCAAATTGATCAAATGCCCTTTGGAATGTGTGTTTTGGAGGATTTTGGCTTAATTTATTATTTGGTAGTTGGTCTTATGGAAGTGTTGTTTGCGATATGGGGGGCTTTGACCTAgaggctatgatcactatcatggagcatcttttttttatttaaaaaaaaaaaagactcaataTATTTCAGAGAGAatatttagtaaaaaaaaaaaactatttcctTTCCTGTTTGGGTGATTGTAGACACTTAATTTTGTCACTCCAACTAACAGACTTTACGATGATAAATAGGAGTTTCAAGACAGTGTGGGTCTTGTTTTTAAGGTTGTCGAGGTCCCATAGCCCCGTTGATATCTTAAATCATTATAAGAAACTTAAattaaatgaccaaaatacctttGTAGGTTTTAACTGGTTTAACAACCTTAAAATTGGCCAAAGTTTCATGATTTAATGATTTAATCACGGGTATTAAAATATGGTTTGAAAAGGTTTTAATTTGACAATTATTttacaaaagattttttttctctctctcatgggaCCTACCGCTTGAATATTTTCAACTgaaatagtttccatttttcatcCCATTTAAAAATTCTCAGATTAAGATTTGTAACGGATTTTGAATCATGAAAATCAGATTTTGCCTTGTCCATGATTTATTGATGGATCCCTTTTCATTCACTTTCGAAAAAAGGCAAAGGGTAATGAGAAAGGTAGCATTTGAAAAGCATCATTTTTCAAATActaaaagtaaaaaatacataaaaaaaaaaagatgatcaaaatctTCGATGATATTCCCGTGAATACAATAATTTAAAATACTAATATTTCTACAAGAGAAGAGATCTTGGGTAGTGATGGAGTAAGTCAAGGCACAAGTGATGAAACTATGACTAAAAATATGGTGTTTAAACCAAACCGCCTTCCACCAAAGTAGAGAGCTGCCCTTTGACCTAACCAAATCATAAGCCAAGGCTATAGTCAAGTCTCGAAAAATGAAGGAATCCACAAGACAACATCTCCAATTCTCCACTATCTAAAGGTCTTCTAGGAATAGCATGCGGATGATTCCAGACTTGGGCAAGAACAATTGAAGCTGGTGGGCCAGGATCCCACGAGATTCCAAACATGATATGGAAGAAACCAAAACGATTAAGAATGACAAAAACtaattgtaattttatttgatttccaCTTGACATGATTTTGGCCCAATTCTGTGAGCGGGGCACATGATTTCAACACATAGTTGATATTACTTGGTTATGATACATTATATTGTCCTCCATGTTTACAAACCAGCTGCCCATGGTAGCCGGGTTCAACAAGCTTATTTGGAGCCTTACACCATAGCTAGCTCAAGAGCAAAGTTAAACATGCAACTCTCATGGAACAGACTCAAATAGGGTCATGAAGGGTATTTGATTCAATTAGGTTTTGAAGTCCGACATGTGGTTAATCTAGATTATGTTCTCTTTTCAACATTTAAAATAATCAATAATTTTTATAGACTCAGAATGGTTGACAAGAAACCTTTTCAAATGAGGTTgtgcaaagataattttttatttaattaaataatgaTAAACAAAATAGAATTACGTAATTATAATTTCATCAAATTTACACTTAAAAAATCTATCAcatataaataaattttgattgAGATTATAATATGATCTTAATTTAACAAATTGAAAATAATTGAATAGTCAAGGCTTGAATGCTGAAAATGCTATAACCGAGTTTTGTCCTCCAAAGCCAAAAGAATTGGAAATTGCTGCAAATAATAAAAAGACTTCAAATTAGTAAGCATGCAATTTACATTTTTACTTCAAAAATGAGGGGGACCTGACATGCGCTTAGAAAAAGCACCATTActcttgcccccccccccccaacttcCATGTGATGGTTAAGATGAAGCTTCAATTTGGTGGATATGTTGTTCACATTATCAGTTAATCAAGGTTTCGAGACTAATATAACAATCTACTTTAGAATTTTATAATGTTTCATATGTAAGACAATGTAGACTAGTTGAGATCCTTTTCAATACAGGTCGAGTTGCACATTCGTCGGTTAGAGGGATTTGATATGGCATCAAGGCACTGCTAGAGGAGCAAGATGACCCTTATTGTTTAGTAAATGGAAATTATATCCTCTCAAGTGCACCACTGCGCCCAGTGCGCATCAACAACCAAGGGTGCAAGCCTAGGTGTTGTGCGCTTGGTGCACTAGGGCATTGGAAAGGATCCGTACTGGTAAATGTGATTCTCCTGGCCATTAGAAGGGGGTGTTGGAGAGGTACCATTGAGGATTTTGTGTCACTCTCTCTTgctttcttctgtttctttttctcaCTTCTGTTTTGTGTCTGTGTGGCTCTCTCCTCATTGGTATCGGGGTGTTGGAAAGGATCCAAATACGTTGGGGGGACTTGAATCCTCTACGGTGAGCGGTGAGTGGCAACGAGAATCGAATGGCTGGGAGGACCCTGGCATGCAACCCAGCCGTTGGATCCTCACCATGGCTCACCATCCCCCAAGGATTTTTGTCCgttgggggggaggggtggtTGACACATTTGACAAAGTTTTGCTACTCACCAACATTCACTTCATGTTGCAGCTTCTTGTTTGCAACTGTATCAAATTCCACAAATGGATCAACATTCTGTTGTAGTTCAAGAAAAATTAAGTACCACATCGATTAGTTAGAAGAAAcagagggaagaaaaaaaatggagatcTTACGTAACTTTGGATACACTCTTATTTCTCCTTAAAGAAATACATACAAATTGATTTATTGTTGGATGAATCCACCCAGTAGTTATGGCTTTTAACACAGCAATGGCTTCAAGGCCCCCAGCAGCACCAAGACAGTGTCCTATCATGGACTGTTGATAACCCAAATTAATGGTAAATCATATGATGAAGAAACAGAAGAATTTAAGGACATAAGAAGAAAATTGATCACCCAAATCATATTGAAAGGAAGAATCACAGGACACTACTTAGTTTAATCAATCCTTACACAGACAACTTGTAtaaaatatgtaaataaataaaccacaagcatgaagagagagagaacctttgTTGCATTTATCTTGATCTCTGGAGAATACTTGAATACCATTTTTATGGCATTCATCTCTGCAAGGTCCCCTACAGTTGTGGAAGTTGCATGTGCATTTATATAGTTAACCTGGACcagttaaaaaataataataataataataataaagaagatTGATCGCATCTTACTCATATGGGTAGTCTatatattttctgtttattttttttctttttttctttttttctttttttcccttccaatTGATGCCATACTTCTTTAATTTATATGCCACAAGTAAATTAGGGTATTGACAAAGAGTACCTCTTCCGGGGAGACACCAGCATATTGAAGGCTTCTTTTGATACATGATGAAACACCAAGTCCATCAGCTCGGGGTTCAGTCAAATGGTAGGCATCAGAGTTGATTGCACCCCCTAAGTACTCAGCAATAATTGGTGCATCACGCTTCATTGCATGCTCCAAGCTCTCCATTacctatcaaaatatataataaaatataataattaagGGTGTAATTAAGATGTCTTTTTTTGGGATAATCACACTTAGGTTAGTGAACTGAGCCCCTTCAGCATATAAAGAAAGAAGCTAGATGCCTAAAACATACCAAAAGTCCAGCACCTTCACCCATAACAAACCCATCTCGACCTTTGTCCCATGGCCTTGAAGCAGTTTGAGGATCATCATTTCTCTGTGATAAAGCTCTACAAGCTGTAAACCCACCCAAGCCATGAGGAGTAATTGAAGATTCAGTTCCACCAGCTATAATCAAATCAACATTGCCTTCCCTAATGTGGTTAGCTGCTGCATAGAAGCAGTGATTGGAGGTAGCACAAGCAGTTGCAATTGAATAGTTTGGACCCATAAAACCAAATTCAATTGCAAGCAAAGCTGAGGCTGCGCTTGTCATTGCGAAATGATGTGAAAATGAATCCATTTCCCTgcaacctttttcttttaaagattGAATTGCTTTGGCAAAGCCTAAATTGCCACCAGTGACTGATCCAACAACCACACCAACTCGTTCCTTGTCGATCTGTGAATGGAGCATAATGAAGAACAATAGTACTAGTGAAACAAGAAGATTAccttcaaagatttttttttttttttttttttttttaatgaggaaCCCCTTGAACCTGTTGGGTTTTACGATTTAGGCCCTTAGGTCAACCCTGGTTGTGCCTTTGGACCAGTAGAGCaatacccaatttttttttttttttttccattgttaGAAAAATATAGAGCATCATATAGGCATGAAAATAATAGAATAGATTAGGTGAAAGAAATTCCAAAGACTTCCTGTCTTTATGTAGTAGTTGAAACATATAAAACCCTCTCACTTTATTAAtattttccttccattttttgACTAAATTTTAGTTGATGGAATAAATGAATATCACAACcctgaaaattattatttaatttgcaTGATTAGACAAATAACTTGGGATCCCCAAAATTGGGAAGGGGACATATAGAGGAAGTACAATTCTACGATTATCTATATTATAaaatttctactaaaaaaattgtaaaattaGATTTACATAACCGAAATTTTGGATATCCTCAGATTTGACATTTAGCAAATTCAAATCATTTCCTAGATATTTAACGGTTAGAATCATTATATCCCCATGTGGCATAAATAAATGTGTCCATTAGAAGATTGCTATGAACACTAAATtgtaaaaattaatttaaacttATTAAATAATCCTTGATGAGTCAAGTTTGTAAACTCAAACGAAACATGAATTTGATATTGAATCAAATTTGGATATGGTAAGCTAGTTGGATACGAATGTGGATATTAATATCACTCTAATTCCATCCTACACTCCTCAAAAATTGACACAAAATTAAGATGAGACATGTTTCCTTGCTGAAATTCTCCAAAATGGAAAATTATTTCATGGACCCTTGATGGTATGCAACTTTCAAAATGAACTCCCAATCATGGTTTAAGATTATGGAATCAGTCTCGGTCGATGCCAATTCAATCCCAATCTAGATCAACATGTATCAGTCTAGATCAGACGAGAATACCcttaattttcatttaaaaaaaaaatccttttctaCCCTTGGTTCATACCGGTCGGCTGATACCGATCCAATCTAACCATGCTCCCAATATTATAATTCTTCTTAGAATTGATTGGAGGAGCACATATCTGCCAGGGTAATCAAAATGAGAAAGGAAAACAAACAATTTCAGAATTCACCACCACCTTAGAGAGATTATTAGAGCCAAGGCCTGCATCATGGACAGCCTTGGAGCCAGCAACAAGGGTGTAATTGATAAAATCATCAACCCGAAGGTCTTGCTTGTTCTTGATATAACCATCAGTGGTGAATCCATGGATTTTCCCAGCGAACCGGGTAGGGAACTGAGAGACATCAAAATGGTCAATGGGACTGATGCCACTCTTGCCTTGGAGGAGGCAGTCATAGTAGG
This window encodes:
- the LOC122081174 gene encoding 3-oxoacyl-[acyl-carrier-protein] synthase I, chloroplastic-like is translated as MPALQSSTFNVSVAEPFLRESPKPSKRTKRANMKKQPWMPIVASSAPKREKDPKKRVVITGMGIVSVFGNDVDAYYDCLLQGKSGIGTIKTFDVSELPTRFAGQIHGFTTDGYIKNKLDRQLDDYIKFALVAGAKALNDAGLGSNKLSKIDKGRAGVIVGSGIGGSTVAKAVQCLIEKGCRKLGSFSSPFVMTNTASALLAIEFGFMGPSYSISTACASSNHCFHAAANHIRGGSADLIIAGGTESAITPLALGGFIACRALSQRNDDPQTASRPWDKERDGFVMGEGAGVLVMESLEHAMKRDAPIIGEYLGGAVNSDAYRLTDPRADGLGVSSCIKMSLQHAGVSPEEVNYINAHATSTTIGDLAEMNAIKMVFKSSPEIKMNATKSMIGHCLGAAGGLEAIAVLKAITTGWIHPTINQFNVEPFVEFDTVANKKQKHEVNVAISNSFGFGGHNSVVAFSAFKP
- the LOC122082019 gene encoding 3-oxoacyl-[acyl-carrier-protein] synthase I, chloroplastic-like — protein: MPALQSPTFHVSVAETFLRESPKLSSNGTKRANMKKRSGLPIAASAVSITSSAPEREKDPKKRVVITGMGLASVFGNDVDAYYDCLLQGKSGISPIDHFDVSQFPTRFAGKIHGFTTDGYIKNKQDLRVDDFINYTLVAGSKAVHDAGLGSNNLSKIDKERVGVVVGSVTGGNLGFAKAIQSLKEKGCREMDSFSHHFAMTSAASALLAIEFGFMGPNYSIATACATSNHCFYAAANHIREGNVDLIIAGGTESSITPHGLGGFTACRALSQRNDDPQTASRPWDKGRDGFVMGEGAGLLVMESLEHAMKRDAPIIAEYLGGAINSDAYHLTEPRADGLGVSSCIKRSLQYAGVSPEEVNYINAHATSTTVGDLAEMNAIKMVFKYSPEIKINATKSMIGHCLGAAGGLEAIAVLKAITTGWIHPTINQFNVDPFVEFDTVANKKLQHEVNVAISNSFGFGGQNSVIAFSAFKP